The proteins below are encoded in one region of Asticcacaulis excentricus CB 48:
- the secD gene encoding protein translocase subunit SecD, whose protein sequence is MMQLSRWKITLVTLVTLLGIWFSLPNLLPKTVLDQYAFLPKNGLNLGLDLQGGSHLLLEVDTEALARDKIKNLTEETRDRLRSAGIAFGSLTAQGDVVSVRINEAGRVDAAVTALTPLSNPLVNNPSARDVAITKEADQVIHLTYTKEGKAAASSGAVDASIETVRRRVDNLGTREPTIIRQGTNRIVVQAPGESDPEQLKRVIGTTAKLTFQMVDESASPADVAAGRVPPGSELLPTSDPTLPPSMVVKKRVIVSGENLTKAFVDTDQSNRPAIGFRFDGEGARKFGEATSQNIGRPFAIILDGKVVSAPRIISAITGGSGQITGNFTVQEASELVNVLNGGALTAPLNIEEQRVVSAELGADSVAKGQLSTIIAFISVLIFMLLAYGWLFGGISIAALIVNLILIIAGMSVTQATLTLPGIAGLILTLAVAVDANVLIYERMRDEIRAGRNVIGALDAGFSKAMETIIDANLTSLGAAAIMFFFGAGPVRGFAWTLSLGVITSVFSAVMVTQLLLAWWYNARRPKTLPIQAADGKGVWPLIKILPQKTNFGFVRFSKLAGIISMVLVAASLFFTIWPATPPCGGLNCGVDFKGGTILEMSQKSTIDLAKLRSTLDTLDLHDVQVQGAGQSGQDAMIRFESPTTNAQAALDRVQTSIKAQFPDASFKPATVVGPKVSGELFTGGILALVFAIGLMMVYIWFRFEWQFGMGAVVGLMHDVILTFGLFAIFRLEFTLTAVAAILTIIGYSMNDTVVVFDRIRENLRKYKKMPLKDVIDLSINETLSRTIITGVTAVMALTGLAVLGGEALFSFSVALIFGIIIGTYSSIYVAAPVILLWGVNRNAAEAEVVDVGGFKGKKAPQP, encoded by the coding sequence ATGATGCAATTGTCCCGCTGGAAAATCACCCTGGTGACGCTCGTCACCCTGCTGGGGATATGGTTTTCCCTGCCCAACCTTCTGCCGAAAACGGTCCTTGACCAGTATGCTTTCCTGCCCAAGAACGGCCTAAATCTCGGTCTCGACCTGCAAGGGGGTTCGCACCTTCTGCTCGAAGTTGATACGGAGGCTTTGGCGCGGGACAAGATCAAGAACCTGACCGAAGAAACGCGTGACCGCCTGCGCAGCGCCGGGATTGCCTTCGGCAGTCTTACTGCTCAGGGCGATGTGGTCAGTGTGCGCATCAACGAAGCCGGGCGTGTCGATGCGGCCGTGACCGCCCTGACGCCGCTGTCCAATCCGCTGGTAAATAATCCTTCGGCGCGGGATGTGGCCATCACCAAGGAAGCCGATCAGGTCATTCATCTGACCTACACTAAAGAAGGCAAGGCCGCCGCTTCGTCCGGTGCCGTGGACGCGTCAATTGAAACTGTGCGTCGCCGCGTCGATAATCTGGGAACGCGCGAACCGACCATCATCCGTCAGGGCACCAACCGCATCGTTGTGCAGGCCCCCGGTGAAAGCGACCCAGAGCAGCTCAAGCGCGTGATCGGTACCACCGCCAAGCTGACCTTCCAGATGGTGGACGAGTCGGCGTCGCCTGCAGATGTGGCGGCCGGTCGTGTGCCGCCGGGTTCCGAGCTTCTGCCGACCTCGGACCCGACCCTGCCGCCGTCAATGGTCGTCAAGAAGCGTGTGATTGTTTCGGGTGAAAACCTTACAAAGGCCTTTGTCGATACCGATCAGAGCAATCGTCCAGCCATTGGCTTCCGGTTTGACGGGGAGGGCGCGCGCAAGTTTGGCGAGGCTACGTCGCAAAATATCGGCCGTCCGTTTGCCATCATCCTCGACGGCAAAGTCGTTTCCGCGCCGCGCATCATCAGCGCCATCACTGGTGGTTCGGGTCAGATAACGGGTAACTTTACAGTTCAGGAAGCCTCGGAACTGGTCAATGTGCTCAACGGCGGGGCGTTGACCGCGCCGCTGAATATTGAAGAACAGCGCGTGGTGTCGGCTGAACTTGGCGCCGACTCGGTGGCCAAGGGTCAGCTTTCGACCATTATCGCCTTTATTTCAGTGTTGATCTTCATGCTGCTGGCCTATGGCTGGCTGTTCGGCGGCATCTCTATCGCCGCCCTGATCGTCAACCTGATCCTGATTATCGCCGGTATGTCGGTGACGCAGGCGACCCTGACCCTGCCGGGTATTGCCGGTCTGATCCTGACCCTCGCTGTGGCCGTTGACGCCAACGTGCTGATCTATGAGCGGATGCGCGACGAAATTCGCGCCGGCCGCAATGTGATCGGTGCGCTGGACGCCGGCTTCTCCAAGGCCATGGAAACGATTATCGACGCCAACCTCACCTCGCTCGGTGCGGCGGCGATCATGTTCTTCTTCGGGGCGGGGCCGGTGCGTGGCTTCGCCTGGACCCTGTCGCTGGGCGTTATTACCTCGGTCTTCTCGGCCGTCATGGTGACGCAACTGCTGCTGGCCTGGTGGTATAATGCCCGTCGCCCCAAGACCCTGCCGATTCAGGCAGCGGACGGGAAGGGCGTGTGGCCGCTGATCAAGATCCTGCCGCAAAAGACGAATTTTGGCTTTGTGCGCTTCTCTAAGCTGGCCGGTATCATTTCCATGGTTCTTGTCGCCGCTTCGCTGTTCTTCACCATCTGGCCGGCTACGCCGCCGTGTGGCGGTCTGAACTGCGGCGTCGATTTCAAGGGCGGCACTATCCTTGAGATGTCGCAGAAATCCACTATTGATCTCGCTAAGCTTCGCAGCACGCTCGATACGCTGGACCTGCATGACGTGCAGGTTCAGGGCGCCGGGCAGTCGGGTCAGGACGCCATGATCCGCTTCGAGTCGCCGACCACCAACGCGCAGGCGGCGTTGGATCGTGTACAGACCTCAATTAAAGCGCAGTTCCCTGACGCCAGCTTCAAACCGGCCACTGTGGTCGGCCCGAAGGTATCGGGTGAGCTCTTCACCGGAGGTATTCTGGCGCTGGTTTTCGCCATCGGCCTGATGATGGTCTATATCTGGTTCCGCTTTGAATGGCAGTTCGGCATGGGGGCGGTCGTCGGCCTGATGCACGACGTTATCCTGACTTTCGGCCTGTTTGCTATCTTCCGGCTGGAATTTACCCTGACGGCCGTCGCGGCCATTCTGACCATCATCGGCTATTCGATGAACGATACCGTGGTTGTGTTTGACCGCATCCGTGAAAACCTTCGTAAGTATAAAAAGATGCCGCTCAAGGACGTGATCGACCTGTCGATCAACGAAACCCTGTCGCGGACCATTATCACCGGGGTGACGGCCGTTATGGCGTTGACCGGTCTGGCGGTTCTGGGCGGTGAGGCGCTGTTCTCGTTCTCGGTGGCGCTGATCTTTGGTATCATCATCGGCACCTATTCGTCGATCTATGTCGCGGCCCCAGTTATCCTGTTATGGGGTGTCAACCGTAACGCGGCCGAAGCCGAGGTTGTTGATGTGGGCGGCTTCAAGGGCAAGAAGGCCCC